One Actinomycetes bacterium genomic window, GCGAACGCCGGCCCCGAGCTCCACTCTGCCGTCAGGGAAGGGCCGGTTCACCCGTACCCGTCGTCCCACTTTGAGCCGGCCGTCGCTTCGCTGGATCCGGCGTGCAAACCACGCACCCCGGACGAACTGCCCAACTCGGGCGCGGGCATGTCGGCGCCTCGCGGTGTCGGTCAGGAGGCCGGTGATGCTCCCGGCGGACCCAGCGGCTTCGCCCACAGCCGTGCCTCCACAGATTTCTCGGGTGACGTGCGCCACACCGGATCGCGACTCCACGCGAGCCTAGCGGCGTCCCGGTCCGGGTCTCACGGACCGTGACGAACCCGCCGTGACCATTCCGTGATCGTCGTTATCTCGCCGTGATGACCTGCGCAGATGGCGGACAGTGACCTGCGCGAAGCGTGAGCGTCCCGGCGCGGCCTCTGTGGGCCGAGGCGGCTACGGCCTGTGGACAACGTCTGCCGGCGACACCAGCTGGGTCACGGATGAGGAGAAGTCGAGGTGCAACACCCATTCCTGAGGTTTGGCAAGGCTGCACGGATCCCTTACGGTGTTGCTCGCATCGTCCGAACGGAGGATGCCGCACCAGGGTGAGCGCCACCCCTCCTGTCCCACCCGCCGGTGTGTTCCCCGTCTCGAAATATGGACAGGATCGGGGGCACGGACCCGCTCCAAGGGCTCCGTGGCAGGGCTTCCCCGCCTTTCCCCAACCCCCATCAGCCAGCGTCGGCGCGTCCCGGCCCCTCAGGGCTCGGGACGCGTGTGGTCCTGGCTCACCCCGGTGGCGCTAGGGAAAGGCACCCACATGCGCGTAATCCATGCGTCTCGGCCAGTTGCCGAGCACGGCGTCCGTTCCACCAAGGTGTGGGCAGCGCTCGCGGCCGTGCTGGTCGCGGTCGTGTCGGCCGGCGTGCTCCTCGCCAACGGCCCTGGCAGTGGGGCGGCCTCCGCGGCCGGACCCTCGTGGCAGTCGGGTGTCTACGTCGGTGGCTGCAACTCGACGGCCATCAACCAGTTCAAGACCTGGCGCGGCAAGAGCGTCGCCCGCGGGATGGTGTTCCTCGGGTCCAGCTGGGCCTCCATCGAGAACCCGACCAGCGCGGCGAGCTGCTTCAAGTCCCTCGGGATACCGGTGACCTTCTCGGTGCCCATGCTCCCGTCCAGCGGCGCCAGCATCACCACGGGTGCGACCGGTGCGTACAACAAGTACTGGCTGGCGCTGGCCAAGAACCTGGTCAGCATGGGCCAGGCCAACGCCGACCTCCGGATCGGGTGGGAGATGAACGGCTCCTGGTTCAACTGGAGCGCGCGCAGCAACCCGACGGCGTGGAAGAACTACTGGATCCAGATCGTCAAGACCATGCGTACGGTCTCCGGGCAGCACTTCACCTACACCTGGGCGCCGGGCAACGGCCAGACGTTCGCGGTCGAGAACGCCTACCCCGGGGATGCCTACGTCGACTACATCGGTCAGAGCCTCTACGACGACTCGTACTCGACGACCAACCCGCAGACCCGCTGGAGCCAGCTGCTCAACGGGTCGCACGGGCTGGCCTGGCAGGCATCCTTCGCCGCGGCCCACAACAAGAAGCTCGCCTACCCCGAGTGGGCCCTGGCGACGCCGAGCAGCTTCAGCGGCCACGGCGGTGGAGACGACCCCTACTTCATGCAGCAGTTCTACAACTTCCTCAAGGCGCACAACGTGGCCTACGAGACCTACTTCGACGCCGACCACTCGCCGAACGTGCACCGCCTGAACGTCGGGACGTCGACCAGCGGCAACTTCAAGAACGCGGCGGCCTCGTACCGCTCGCTGTGGAGCGGCGTGTCCACTCCGGCGGCCACGACGACCACGTCGAGCACCAAGGCGTCGTCGTCCAGCGCGAAGCCGTCCGCCTCGACGAGCAAGTCGTCGA contains:
- a CDS encoding glycosyl hydrolase is translated as MRVIHASRPVAEHGVRSTKVWAALAAVLVAVVSAGVLLANGPGSGAASAAGPSWQSGVYVGGCNSTAINQFKTWRGKSVARGMVFLGSSWASIENPTSAASCFKSLGIPVTFSVPMLPSSGASITTGATGAYNKYWLALAKNLVSMGQANADLRIGWEMNGSWFNWSARSNPTAWKNYWIQIVKTMRTVSGQHFTYTWAPGNGQTFAVENAYPGDAYVDYIGQSLYDDSYSTTNPQTRWSQLLNGSHGLAWQASFAAAHNKKLAYPEWALATPSSFSGHGGGDDPYFMQQFYNFLKAHNVAYETYFDADHSPNVHRLNVGTSTSGNFKNAAASYRSLWSGVSTPAATTTTSSTKASSSSAKPSASTSKSSSSSKAQPTSTSKATVTASSTAQPTTASSTAKDTLLYSTKANRSSPHLLNGATITGTVAIFVTPSSSAKKVTFTLDGKTARVEGDAPYDFAGTAYSNANLHSFASLAKGKHTVTAVIAFSNGTSKTVSASFTR